The proteins below are encoded in one region of Cololabis saira isolate AMF1-May2022 chromosome 11, fColSai1.1, whole genome shotgun sequence:
- the LOC133455165 gene encoding hyaluronan and proteoglycan link protein 1-like: MIPVLICALVSLSVADLDVLDPELVNSRTIYVTENGPRLAVVAEQPKVLARRGGNVTLQCRIQRDQSLAPNRKMRIKWTKLTFDYLKEVDVFVAMDYHKRSYGSFHGRVHLQGSSAMDASLVMTDLTLEDYGKYKCEVIDGLEDGTAVVTLDLEGVVFPYFPRLGRYNLNFYDAERACRDQDAIVASFEQLYEAWREGMDWCNAGWLSDGTVQYPINTPREPCGGRNTVPGVRNYGLRDKDKNHYDVFCFTSNFKGRFYYLIHPSKLTYDEAVRACQKDGAQIAKVGQMFTAWKLLGYDRCDPGWLADGSVRYPVSRPRRRCSPTEAAVRFSGFPDKKHRLYGVYCYKGQN, translated from the exons ATGATTCCTGTGTTGATCTGCGCTCTGGTCTCACTGAGCGTTGCAGACCTGGACGTCCTGGACCCGGAACTGGTGAACTCCAGAACCATCTATGTCACAG AAAACGGTCCTCGGTTAGCTGTGGTGGCGGAGCAGCCTAAGGTGCTGGCCAGGCGAGGTGGAAACGTCACTTTACAATGCAGGATCCAGAGAGACCAGTCTCTGGCACCCAACCGCAAGATGAGAATTAAATGGACCAAACTGACCTTTGACTACCTTAAAGAG gtTGATGTGTTTGTGGCCATGGATTATCATAAACGGAGTTACGGCAGTTTCCACGGACGAGTTCACCTACAAGGCTCCTCTGCGATGGATGCTTCTCTGGTTATGACAGACCTCACCCTGGAGGATTATGGGAAATATAAATGTGAAGTAATTGATGGGCTGGAGGATGGGACAGCAGTGGTGACCCTCGACCTTGAAG GTGTCGTCTTCCCCTACTTCCCCCGCTTGGGTCGCTACAACTTGAACTTCTACGATGCGGAACGGGCATGCCGAGACCAAGATGCCATCGTGGCATCCTTCGAGCAGCTGTATGAGGCGTGGCGAGAAGGGATGGACTGGTGCAACGCCGGCTGGCTGAGTGATGGCACAGTCCAGTATCCCATAAACACACCCAGAGAACCCTGCGGAGGCAGGAACACGGTACCTGGCGTTCGTAACTATGGGCTAAGAGACAAGGACAAGAATCACTACGATGTGTTCTGCTTCACCTCCAACTTTAAAG GTCGCTTCTACTACCTGATCCACCCTTCCAAGCTAACCTACGATGAGGCGGTAAGGGCATGTCAAAAAGATGGTGCTCAGATCGCCAAGGTTGGCCAGATGTTTACCGCCTGGAAGCTTCTGGGCTACGACCGCTGCGATcctggctggctggctgacGGCAGCGTTCGTTACCCGGTCTCCCGGCCTCGGCGGCGCTGCAGTCCCACCGAGGCTGCCGTCAGGTTCAGTGGGTTCCCTGACAAGAAGCACCGGCTGTACGGAGTGTACTGCTACAAGGGCCAGAACTGA